One Natrinema longum genomic window carries:
- a CDS encoding chemotaxis protein CheW: MGSESDDDGADATERVTVLTFDLEETGYCVRADSVVSVLDVAADSALADTDDPWDAGTVTAAGERIRVVDLPRVFGSSTRISDRIDEPKLLVFAETDSDGRHYGWLVDAVETTTTVRVTSLESPETTTNHVKGRLEVGTRALVWLDGRTIND, translated from the coding sequence ATGGGATCGGAATCGGACGACGACGGGGCCGACGCGACCGAGCGAGTTACCGTGCTCACGTTCGATCTCGAGGAAACGGGCTACTGTGTCAGGGCCGACTCGGTCGTCTCCGTCCTCGACGTCGCGGCCGATTCCGCCCTCGCCGATACCGACGATCCGTGGGATGCGGGGACGGTTACTGCCGCCGGAGAACGTATCAGAGTCGTCGATCTACCGCGAGTGTTCGGATCGTCGACCCGGATCTCGGATCGGATCGACGAGCCCAAACTGCTCGTCTTCGCCGAGACTGATTCGGACGGTCGCCACTACGGCTGGCTCGTCGACGCCGTCGAGACGACGACAACCGTCCGCGTCACGTCGCTCGAGTCGCCGGAGACGACGACCAACCACGTCAAGGGACGACTCGAAGTCGGTACGAGAGCCCTCGTCTGGCTCGACGGGCGGACGATCAACGACTGA
- a CDS encoding class I adenylate-forming enzyme family protein: MDLDAIDRSARNGNVAKLFDQTAARHGDAQAMEHHGRRWTHEEVRDWTAELAGGFHEIGLEPGDRLLLFLPNCPQYLVASIGAFKAGVVISPVNPQYKRREVAYQLEDTEAKAIVTHPALREVVDEATEDAGMDPEVITIQSEEWPRDPADHAFEELRGEPTLVERADDDVALLPYTSGTTGDPKGVQLTHSNTRAQLMWPLTASNVDVDPEDVRSLTWLPLYHITGFTHTALQPLVGGGRLYFRSALEWDAQECMQLIEDEWITHFVGVTTMYADMVEADDFGEYDLSSLESASEGGAKLSAAVQERFEETAGVDISEGYGLTETHGATHTQMGSSFGLQHGTIGQPLRMTDCKIVDDSGEEVAPGEEGELLVRGPQVMKGYHDMPDATDAAFTETGYFRTGDVARRDRDNYYEIVDRKKHVIVSGGYNVYPSELEGLLLEHEAVADAAVVGVPDERRNEVPKAFVVPAPGVEPGSDVTSEALTEFCLEEVASYKHPREIEFIEDLPRTTSGKVQKYKLEDEA; the protein is encoded by the coding sequence ATGGATCTGGATGCCATCGATCGCTCCGCACGAAACGGAAACGTCGCGAAGCTGTTCGACCAGACCGCGGCCCGCCACGGGGACGCACAGGCGATGGAACACCACGGGCGGCGCTGGACGCACGAGGAGGTGCGCGACTGGACCGCCGAACTCGCCGGTGGCTTCCACGAGATCGGCCTCGAGCCCGGCGATCGACTCCTGCTCTTCCTGCCGAACTGTCCGCAGTATCTGGTCGCGTCGATCGGGGCGTTCAAAGCCGGCGTGGTGATCTCGCCGGTCAACCCACAGTACAAGCGCCGCGAGGTGGCCTACCAGCTCGAGGACACGGAGGCGAAAGCGATCGTCACCCATCCGGCCCTGCGGGAGGTGGTCGACGAGGCGACCGAGGACGCCGGGATGGATCCCGAGGTGATCACGATCCAGAGCGAGGAGTGGCCCCGAGACCCAGCGGACCACGCCTTCGAGGAGTTACGGGGCGAGCCGACGCTGGTCGAGCGGGCCGACGACGACGTGGCGCTGTTGCCCTACACGTCGGGAACGACCGGCGATCCGAAGGGCGTCCAGCTCACCCACAGCAATACGCGAGCCCAGCTCATGTGGCCCTTGACGGCGTCCAACGTCGACGTCGACCCCGAAGACGTCCGCAGTCTCACCTGGCTCCCGCTGTACCACATCACCGGCTTCACCCACACCGCGCTCCAGCCGCTGGTCGGCGGCGGCCGGCTCTACTTCCGCAGCGCGCTCGAGTGGGACGCCCAGGAGTGCATGCAACTCATCGAGGACGAGTGGATCACCCACTTCGTCGGCGTGACGACGATGTACGCCGACATGGTCGAGGCCGACGACTTCGGCGAGTACGATCTCAGCAGCCTCGAGTCGGCCTCCGAGGGCGGTGCGAAGCTCTCGGCTGCGGTCCAGGAGCGATTCGAGGAGACCGCCGGCGTGGACATCTCGGAGGGGTACGGCCTCACCGAGACCCACGGTGCCACCCATACGCAAATGGGGTCGAGCTTCGGGCTGCAACACGGGACGATCGGCCAGCCGCTCCGAATGACCGACTGCAAGATCGTCGACGATTCGGGCGAGGAAGTCGCCCCCGGCGAGGAGGGGGAACTCCTCGTCCGCGGCCCACAGGTGATGAAAGGCTACCACGACATGCCCGATGCCACGGACGCCGCGTTCACCGAGACCGGCTACTTTCGGACCGGCGACGTCGCCCGTCGCGATCGGGACAACTACTACGAGATCGTCGACCGGAAGAAACACGTTATCGTCTCCGGCGGGTACAACGTCTACCCCAGCGAACTCGAGGGGCTCCTCCTCGAGCACGAGGCCGTCGCGGACGCCGCCGTCGTCGGGGTTCCCGACGAGCGGCGCAACGAGGTGCCGAAGGCGTTCGTCGTTCCCGCGCCGGGCGTCGAACCCGGCAGCGACGTGACGAGCGAGGCGCTCACGGAGTTCTGTCTCGAGGAGGTCGCCAGCTACAAACACCCCCGCGAGATCGAGTTCATCGAGGACCTCCCGCGGACGACCAGCGGGAAGGTCCAGAAGTACAAACTCGAGGACGAGGCCTAA
- a CDS encoding cupin domain-containing protein has protein sequence MAPEHDGLAAEHFQLSGGTDLTPLLEGLHEDACQCPHWGYVIAGEITVQYSDGSREVDEAGDLLYWPPGHTLWVDDDAEFVLFSPHEDHTAVFDHVAAKTDE, from the coding sequence GTGGCACCCGAACACGACGGCTTGGCGGCGGAGCACTTCCAACTCAGCGGGGGGACCGATCTCACGCCGCTGTTGGAAGGACTGCACGAAGACGCGTGTCAGTGCCCCCACTGGGGATACGTGATCGCGGGCGAGATCACGGTCCAGTATTCCGACGGCTCTCGGGAGGTAGACGAAGCTGGCGATCTCCTCTACTGGCCGCCAGGACACACGCTCTGGGTAGACGACGACGCGGAGTTCGTCCTGTTTAGTCCACACGAGGATCACACGGCAGTCTTCGATCACGTGGCGGCCAAGACGGACGAATAA
- a CDS encoding ZIP family metal transporter produces MVSVVELFVRVAGEDPVIQGLVGGIVIATLNLFGASLVLVWRDPSERALDGALGFAAGVMLAAAFTSLIIPGIEQYSGGNPIPTLVGVALGAAFLDRADGIVPHAHYLLTGSKRPDEANPSTSLPLDNERLTPVVLFILAITLHNMPEGLAVGVGFGSGNIENAIPLMIAIGIQNVPEGLAVSVAAINAGLDRRFYAAFAGVRSGIVEIPLAVVGALAVSVAEPILPYAMGFAAGAMLFVISDEIIPETHTRGYERIATLGLMAGTIVMLYLDVSLG; encoded by the coding sequence GTGGTTTCGGTAGTCGAACTGTTCGTTCGGGTCGCCGGCGAAGATCCAGTGATCCAGGGACTCGTGGGTGGGATCGTTATCGCGACCCTGAACCTCTTTGGCGCGTCGCTGGTACTCGTGTGGCGGGACCCCTCCGAGCGTGCACTCGACGGCGCGCTCGGGTTCGCGGCCGGCGTGATGCTCGCCGCAGCGTTCACGAGTCTCATCATCCCGGGTATCGAGCAGTACTCCGGGGGGAATCCGATACCCACGCTCGTCGGCGTCGCACTGGGCGCGGCCTTTCTCGACCGGGCCGACGGGATCGTCCCACACGCACACTATCTGTTGACCGGGAGCAAGCGACCGGACGAAGCCAACCCCAGCACGTCTCTGCCACTCGATAACGAGCGGCTGACGCCCGTCGTCCTGTTCATTCTGGCGATTACGCTCCACAATATGCCCGAGGGATTGGCCGTGGGCGTCGGCTTTGGCTCCGGCAACATCGAGAACGCGATCCCGCTCATGATCGCGATCGGCATCCAAAACGTTCCCGAAGGGCTCGCCGTCTCGGTGGCCGCGATCAACGCCGGTCTGGATCGTCGCTTCTACGCGGCCTTTGCGGGGGTGCGCTCGGGAATCGTCGAAATCCCGCTCGCGGTCGTAGGCGCGCTGGCAGTCAGCGTCGCCGAGCCCATCCTTCCCTACGCGATGGGGTTCGCCGCGGGCGCGATGCTCTTCGTGATCTCCGACGAGATCATCCCCGAAACCCACACCCGCGGATACGAGCGAATCGCCACACTCGGGTTGATGGCCGGTACCATCGTGATGCTCTACCTCGATGTGAGTCTTGGGTAG
- a CDS encoding chemotaxis protein CheW, whose product MAPDLSEKLLGMDVDDDRPGDSGDEDGEEEQLVQFVFVTVGEHRLALPVDAVRTITEPPAELTRVPRSSPAIEGLMDLRGEVTAVIDPRVHFPTTDSGPGRERLLVLDRPSDEQSVAIRVDDVIGVETVPESNIFDDETVDTSELSGDVLEHPLIVALVTTERESRVGAGTGVSDGPLDDDGGPTAGPEASPVVGAGSATLSSSRGTSGGLGESIGETFEIEPTEETTAEPDEDEAESTREIVLEATALVDVDRLLLASGQSEETA is encoded by the coding sequence ATGGCCCCGGACCTCTCGGAAAAACTTCTCGGAATGGACGTCGACGACGACCGACCCGGCGATTCGGGCGACGAAGACGGTGAGGAGGAACAACTCGTCCAGTTCGTCTTCGTCACTGTGGGCGAACATCGGCTGGCGCTCCCGGTCGATGCCGTCAGGACGATCACCGAACCGCCGGCAGAACTCACGCGGGTACCGCGTTCGTCCCCCGCTATCGAAGGGCTCATGGACCTTCGTGGGGAGGTTACCGCGGTCATCGATCCGCGCGTGCACTTCCCCACAACCGACTCCGGTCCGGGGCGTGAGCGACTGCTCGTACTCGACCGGCCGAGCGACGAACAGTCGGTTGCGATCCGGGTGGACGACGTCATCGGCGTCGAGACCGTTCCCGAAAGTAACATTTTCGACGACGAGACGGTCGACACCAGCGAACTCTCCGGCGACGTCCTCGAACACCCCCTGATCGTCGCACTCGTGACGACGGAACGGGAGTCACGCGTCGGTGCCGGAACCGGAGTGAGCGACGGCCCGCTCGACGACGATGGCGGTCCGACGGCCGGTCCCGAGGCCAGTCCAGTTGTCGGAGCCGGCTCCGCGACGCTGTCGTCCTCTCGAGGGACGAGCGGTGGACTCGGCGAGTCGATCGGTGAAACGTTCGAGATCGAACCCACCGAGGAGACGACTGCCGAGCCGGACGAGGACGAAGCCGAGTCGACGCGGGAGATCGTCCTCGAGGCAACAGCGTTGGTAGATGTCGACCGGCTGCTGTTGGCGTCCGGTCAATCCGAAGAAACGGCGTAA
- a CDS encoding DUF5803 family protein, giving the protein MNRRLVLAAVAIALLATLAGCSALSGGISDEQLDQEAEYDDLRDSEADVAIDLEDGSVIEDGEFRAVYDLNETEELSLYRSSLYRDEPLDINSVRYWYPNGTELTGSELTVEQGQSETTVQVPDGNGTLAFSGDAGRKTFQLPAFVEGSYVVTVPEGHRTSNFLFGDVSPNGYEREVIDDRERLSWADLENTISLRYYLTRDIPLFLGLVGTVAVLGGIGIGYYYRQVKQLRKQREKFGLDVDTDDDSDGGPPGFP; this is encoded by the coding sequence ATGAATCGACGGCTCGTTCTCGCGGCGGTCGCGATCGCACTGCTGGCGACGTTAGCCGGCTGTTCGGCACTCTCGGGTGGGATCTCCGACGAACAGCTCGATCAGGAGGCGGAGTACGACGACCTGCGCGACAGCGAGGCCGACGTTGCCATCGATCTCGAGGACGGCAGCGTGATCGAGGACGGCGAGTTCCGGGCGGTCTACGATCTCAACGAGACCGAGGAACTGTCCCTCTACCGCTCCTCGCTCTATCGCGACGAGCCGCTGGACATCAACAGCGTCCGCTACTGGTATCCCAACGGCACCGAACTGACGGGATCGGAACTCACCGTCGAGCAAGGCCAGTCCGAAACGACGGTACAGGTCCCCGACGGGAACGGTACCCTCGCGTTCTCCGGCGATGCCGGCCGGAAGACGTTCCAGTTGCCGGCGTTCGTCGAGGGCTCCTACGTAGTGACGGTGCCCGAAGGGCATCGGACGTCGAACTTCCTGTTCGGAGACGTGTCGCCAAACGGGTACGAACGGGAGGTAATCGACGATCGGGAACGCCTCTCCTGGGCTGACCTCGAGAACACGATTTCGCTCCGATACTATCTCACGCGAGACATCCCGCTGTTCCTCGGCCTCGTCGGAACGGTCGCCGTACTCGGTGGAATCGGAATCGGCTACTACTACCGGCAGGTCAAGCAATTGCGGAAGCAACGCGAGAAGTTCGGGCTCGACGTCGATACCGACGACGATTCGGATGGCGGCCCGCCAGGGTTTCCGTAG
- the tfe gene encoding transcription factor E has product MAFEDLLEDPVIQKYLHELVGPKGMPVAAAPPDGEVTDEELAEELDLELNDVRRALFILYENDLATYRRLRDEDSGWLTYLWTFEYDNIPENLEEEMYRLHEALEERREYERNHEFYLCEICSIRFEFGEAMDFGFECPECGSPLESMDNNRLVTAMDDRLDSLEDELNIDADA; this is encoded by the coding sequence ATGGCTTTTGAGGACCTGCTCGAGGACCCGGTGATCCAGAAATATTTGCACGAGCTGGTCGGTCCCAAGGGGATGCCCGTCGCGGCGGCACCCCCGGACGGCGAAGTGACCGACGAGGAGCTCGCGGAGGAGCTCGACCTCGAGTTGAACGACGTGCGGCGCGCGCTGTTCATTCTCTACGAGAACGATCTCGCCACCTATCGACGGCTGCGCGACGAGGATTCGGGCTGGCTGACCTACCTCTGGACCTTCGAGTACGACAACATTCCGGAGAACCTCGAAGAGGAGATGTACCGGCTTCACGAGGCACTCGAGGAGCGCCGCGAGTACGAGCGCAACCACGAGTTCTACCTCTGTGAGATCTGCTCGATCCGATTCGAGTTCGGCGAGGCGATGGACTTCGGCTTCGAATGTCCCGAATGCGGCTCGCCGCTCGAATCGATGGACAACAACCGACTGGTCACTGCGATGGACGACCGCCTCGACTCCCTCGAGGACGAACTCAACATCGACGCGGACGCCTAA
- a CDS encoding lactate utilization protein: MSQQKSDYVADTEIDAALDDLPTDAAIEETVANLEANGFEVVVADSAEDALTTLQSHIPADASVMNGHSTTLEEIGFVDYLSEGDHEWESLADEIWSIDDDAKRQAARRESQTADYFLGGINAIAQTGALVAADRSGSRIGAYPFAASNVVIVSGVNKIVPTLDDALDRLESVAYPLENERAKEAYGVESAIAKQLIFRQELEDGRTTVVLIRDQLGY; this comes from the coding sequence ATGTCACAGCAAAAATCAGATTACGTAGCCGATACCGAGATCGACGCAGCGCTCGACGACCTCCCGACCGATGCGGCCATCGAGGAGACCGTGGCAAACCTCGAGGCCAACGGCTTCGAGGTCGTCGTCGCCGACTCGGCCGAGGACGCCCTGACGACGCTGCAGTCGCATATCCCCGCCGACGCGTCGGTGATGAACGGCCATTCCACGACGCTCGAAGAGATCGGCTTCGTCGACTACCTGTCCGAGGGCGACCACGAGTGGGAGAGCCTGGCGGACGAGATCTGGAGTATCGACGACGATGCGAAACGCCAGGCCGCTCGTCGAGAGTCACAGACTGCCGACTACTTCCTCGGCGGTATCAACGCGATCGCCCAGACCGGTGCACTCGTCGCGGCCGACCGCTCGGGCAGTCGGATCGGCGCGTACCCCTTCGCCGCGAGCAACGTCGTGATCGTCAGCGGCGTGAACAAGATCGTGCCGACGCTCGACGATGCACTCGACCGCCTCGAGTCGGTGGCCTACCCCCTCGAGAACGAACGAGCAAAGGAGGCCTATGGCGTCGAGTCCGCGATCGCCAAGCAGCTCATCTTCCGGCAGGAACTCGAGGACGGTCGGACGACCGTCGTCCTGATCCGCGATCAGCTGGGATACTAA
- the aroC gene encoding chorismate synthase: MNGNRFGRLFQVTTFGESHGEAMGCTVSGCPAGLELSAEDIQEDLDRRKPGQSMITTSRGEPDAVSIKSGIQDGYTTGTPIGLIIQNKDARSGKYEPFITAPRPSHGDFTYSAKFGTRNWGGGGRSSARETVNWVAAGAIAKKLLAREGIELKAHVNRIGDIEAPDVSFEEIVEHSEENDVRCAHPESAERMQERIAEYQEEGDSIGGSIYFEARGVPVGLGAPRFDSLSARLGQAMMSVPATTAFEFGLGTEAAEWTGKERNDDWEFDDDGNPTPVENDHGGIQGGISSGEPIYGEVTLHAPTSIPKSQQTADWETGELKEEQVIGRHDPVLPPRGVPVVEAMLALTLVDFMLLSGRINPDRVDDQPGEYDTDYHPSSPRNE; encoded by the coding sequence ATGAACGGCAACCGCTTCGGTCGCCTCTTTCAGGTGACCACGTTCGGCGAGAGCCACGGGGAGGCGATGGGCTGTACCGTCTCGGGCTGTCCGGCCGGCCTCGAGCTCTCCGCGGAGGACATTCAGGAGGACCTGGATCGGCGCAAGCCGGGCCAGTCGATGATCACCACCAGCCGCGGCGAACCCGACGCCGTCTCGATCAAGTCGGGGATTCAGGACGGCTACACGACGGGGACGCCGATCGGGCTGATCATCCAGAACAAGGACGCCCGCTCGGGCAAGTACGAGCCGTTCATCACTGCACCCCGGCCGAGCCACGGCGACTTCACCTACTCCGCGAAGTTCGGCACGCGCAATTGGGGCGGTGGCGGCCGCTCGTCGGCTCGCGAGACCGTCAACTGGGTCGCGGCCGGTGCGATCGCGAAGAAGCTCCTCGCCCGCGAGGGAATCGAACTCAAGGCCCACGTCAACCGGATCGGCGACATCGAAGCGCCGGACGTGAGTTTCGAGGAAATCGTCGAACACTCCGAGGAGAACGACGTGCGCTGTGCCCACCCCGAGAGCGCCGAGCGAATGCAAGAGCGGATCGCGGAGTACCAGGAGGAGGGCGACTCGATCGGCGGCAGCATCTACTTCGAAGCCCGGGGCGTCCCCGTCGGCCTCGGCGCACCTCGGTTCGACTCGCTGTCGGCCCGGCTTGGCCAGGCGATGATGTCGGTGCCGGCGACGACGGCCTTCGAGTTCGGCCTCGGGACCGAGGCCGCCGAGTGGACCGGCAAGGAGCGAAACGACGACTGGGAGTTCGACGACGACGGAAATCCGACGCCCGTCGAGAACGACCACGGCGGCATCCAGGGCGGGATCAGCTCCGGCGAGCCGATCTATGGGGAAGTGACGCTTCACGCGCCGACCTCGATCCCCAAGTCCCAGCAGACCGCCGACTGGGAGACCGGCGAGCTCAAAGAGGAACAGGTCATCGGCCGTCACGATCCCGTCCTGCCGCCACGAGGCGTTCCTGTCGTCGAGGCGATGCTCGCCCTGACCCTGGTCGACTTCATGCTCCTGTCGGGCCGGATCAACCCCGACCGCGTCGACGACCAGCCCGGCGAGTACGATACGGACTACCACCCGAGCAGTCCGCGAAACGAGTAA
- a CDS encoding MBL fold metallo-hydrolase: protein MTPDASCGVARSDTACPRIHRLEFDVPWPPKHVAAYLLEGPEPILIDAGAPDETGGSDHAGETELREGLAAVGYEPADVEHVVVTHIHSDHIGQLPALRAAGATVHAPKAGIERLEDDLAAVESGLRETAMFAGYSGDALETVIEEELESRRRDRRLVDGESAQPIDPTEPLAVGGREFEVFETPGHEIDHLCFETTVEGTDVLFAGDALIEPFRAGAFHVGFNDGAYDAVDAYYEAMDRLEGTTATHVFPGHGPVFENPQRVVATTRERLDTLLEETRAALETIEPATPLSIAEERVGNVRYHAPVLDTLGALGTLETQGRVFHTAEDGVHYYEAE, encoded by the coding sequence ATGACTCCCGACGCTTCTTGCGGTGTCGCACGTTCCGATACTGCCTGCCCGCGGATCCATCGCCTCGAGTTCGACGTTCCCTGGCCGCCCAAACACGTCGCCGCCTATCTCCTCGAGGGGCCCGAACCGATCCTGATCGACGCGGGCGCGCCCGACGAGACGGGCGGGTCTGACCACGCCGGCGAGACGGAACTGCGCGAGGGACTCGCCGCGGTCGGCTACGAACCGGCCGACGTCGAGCACGTCGTCGTGACCCACATCCACAGCGACCACATCGGCCAACTCCCCGCGCTACGGGCGGCCGGCGCGACGGTTCACGCACCGAAAGCAGGGATCGAACGACTCGAGGACGATCTGGCCGCCGTCGAGTCGGGGCTTCGAGAGACGGCGATGTTTGCCGGCTACAGCGGCGACGCCCTCGAGACGGTGATCGAGGAGGAACTCGAGTCACGTCGTCGGGACCGCCGACTGGTCGACGGCGAGAGCGCCCAGCCGATCGATCCGACCGAGCCGTTGGCCGTCGGCGGCCGCGAGTTCGAGGTCTTCGAGACGCCGGGCCACGAGATCGACCACCTCTGTTTCGAGACGACAGTCGAGGGAACGGACGTCCTCTTCGCGGGCGACGCGCTCATCGAACCGTTTCGCGCCGGGGCGTTCCACGTCGGGTTCAACGACGGTGCCTACGACGCCGTCGATGCCTACTACGAGGCCATGGACCGACTGGAAGGGACGACCGCGACGCACGTCTTCCCCGGCCACGGCCCCGTCTTCGAGAACCCCCAGCGAGTCGTCGCGACCACGCGGGAACGGCTGGACACGCTGCTCGAGGAGACGCGGGCGGCCCTCGAGACGATCGAGCCCGCGACGCCGCTGTCGATCGCCGAAGAGCGCGTCGGGAACGTCCGCTATCACGCACCGGTACTCGACACGCTCGGGGCGCTGGGGACGCTCGAAACGCAGGGTAGGGTGTTCCACACAGCCGAAGACGGCGTCCACTACTACGAGGCGGAGTGA
- a CDS encoding DUF2110 family protein: protein MVVLATKLYVEGEARERSLDSLRSLVTNEIGELDVEFEIGIRHDDFPSVTIEGEDATVARNVLREEFGEIVPDLEAGETYVGTLESWDEDGFVLDAGQGEGVRIPTAELGLGPGSATQIRERYGLVQHLPLAFVYGGDSDDPDATSRLADAEQDRLYEWTRGDGRLNVNSATRAEVRATLNRAGHAQDYVTVERLGLLEQSVICTENTDPPGLLASVGEYLPAELRCVVP, encoded by the coding sequence ATGGTCGTACTCGCAACGAAACTCTACGTCGAGGGCGAGGCCCGCGAGCGGTCGCTGGACTCGCTTCGGTCCCTCGTCACCAACGAGATCGGCGAACTCGACGTCGAATTCGAGATCGGCATTCGCCACGACGACTTCCCCTCCGTGACGATCGAGGGCGAGGACGCCACCGTCGCGCGTAACGTCCTCCGCGAGGAGTTCGGCGAAATCGTCCCCGATCTCGAGGCCGGCGAAACGTACGTCGGCACGCTCGAGTCCTGGGACGAGGACGGGTTCGTCCTCGATGCGGGACAGGGCGAGGGAGTACGGATTCCGACCGCGGAGCTCGGGCTCGGTCCGGGGTCGGCGACGCAGATCCGCGAACGCTACGGGCTGGTCCAGCACCTCCCGCTGGCGTTCGTATACGGCGGCGACAGTGACGACCCCGACGCCACGTCCCGTCTCGCCGATGCCGAACAGGACCGCCTCTACGAGTGGACCCGCGGTGACGGCCGACTCAACGTCAACAGCGCGACGCGCGCGGAAGTTCGAGCCACGCTCAACCGCGCGGGCCACGCACAGGACTACGTGACCGTCGAGCGACTCGGCTTGCTCGAGCAAAGCGTCATCTGTACCGAAAACACCGATCCGCCGGGACTGCTCGCGAGCGTCGGCGAGTATCTCCCGGCCGAACTCCGGTGTGTCGTTCCATAG
- a CDS encoding MFS transporter: MPAALGEVPDSRRSWVVAFVGAVAMVFTFGTPFSYGVFRQPFSDAIGVSPVALSSVFSVMLFTFFMGSGAVGVFAARLPARAVLLACAAATGLIAPSLYVVDSQLGLTVVFAVLGLALGSVFVLLASIVPRWFEARRGAATGLIFVGNGLGLAVLPPVWQYVLTQFGVDRGFLLVMTATAIAFALAGVTCRRPQWADQAAATVGDLLEWVGGLLGTRTFQLLFVGIGLAFAWYQLLAAYAVDLFASRGLTEPNAAAAFGLIGGVSIISRIGSGYLTDFVSSERAFLGSIACSAVGIALLFVPQLPALAAGIFLIGLGLGGCATLYIPVLMGIYGPERDTAIIGVFNVAIGSSALAMPPLGAASIAYTGGYTAALVLTFGVTVVAFWATVAGTTAS; encoded by the coding sequence GTGCCTGCCGCTCTCGGAGAGGTCCCCGATAGCCGTCGCAGCTGGGTCGTGGCGTTCGTCGGTGCGGTCGCGATGGTGTTTACGTTCGGAACGCCGTTCTCGTATGGGGTGTTTCGGCAGCCGTTCAGTGACGCCATCGGGGTTTCGCCGGTCGCGCTCTCGAGTGTCTTCTCCGTGATGTTGTTTACCTTCTTTATGGGCTCGGGAGCCGTCGGCGTGTTCGCCGCGCGCCTGCCGGCTCGAGCCGTCCTCCTAGCGTGTGCGGCAGCGACCGGACTGATCGCACCGTCGCTGTACGTCGTCGACTCACAGTTGGGACTGACGGTCGTCTTTGCAGTCCTCGGCCTCGCCCTGGGATCGGTGTTCGTCCTGCTCGCGTCGATCGTTCCCCGCTGGTTCGAGGCCCGCCGCGGTGCCGCGACTGGACTCATCTTCGTGGGGAACGGGCTCGGTCTGGCCGTTCTGCCCCCCGTCTGGCAGTACGTCCTCACGCAGTTCGGCGTCGATCGGGGCTTTCTGCTCGTCATGACTGCGACCGCGATCGCGTTTGCCCTCGCCGGCGTCACGTGTCGACGGCCGCAGTGGGCCGATCAGGCAGCCGCGACCGTCGGCGACCTCCTCGAGTGGGTCGGCGGATTGCTCGGAACGCGGACGTTCCAACTGTTGTTCGTCGGGATCGGGCTGGCGTTCGCCTGGTATCAGCTCCTCGCCGCGTACGCGGTCGACCTGTTTGCGTCCCGTGGGTTGACGGAGCCAAACGCCGCGGCGGCGTTCGGGCTGATCGGCGGCGTGAGTATTATCTCGCGGATCGGGAGCGGCTATCTCACGGATTTCGTCAGCTCCGAGCGGGCCTTCCTCGGCTCGATCGCGTGTTCGGCCGTCGGAATCGCCCTGTTGTTCGTGCCACAGCTCCCGGCGCTCGCAGCGGGGATCTTCCTGATCGGACTCGGATTGGGCGGGTGTGCGACGTTGTACATCCCCGTGCTCATGGGGATATACGGCCCCGAGAGGGACACCGCGATCATCGGCGTGTTCAACGTCGCGATCGGGAGCAGCGCACTGGCCATGCCACCGCTCGGTGCCGCGAGCATCGCTTACACGGGCGGGTACACCGCCGCCCTGGTGCTCACGTTCGGCGTGACCGTCGTCGCCTTCTGGGCGACAGTCGCCGGAACGACCGCCTCCTGA